The following proteins come from a genomic window of Trypanosoma brucei gambiense DAL972 chromosome 1, complete sequence:
- a CDS encoding cytochrome c oxidase subunit iv: protein MFARRSLIATVAAATATKPTSSAAQSNANGTGATQSTLLQQRRYDHDRWYGHALELDSHNYKFTGEPPSWMRVRERTEEETNFAKSVLPHVDFASSYECLLFDADRLNGTLNRKEFGNEVRFRLEKQSNTVARAQQLLKDGRAGGDERVENAMIARIFDEEHVQAEMRYVKCIRANELAEDNRLDILPGGSPNSLREKTRWNVNTELHPADRAEIASRLTAWLPEKYHIVYVDDFQTVAANDSCARDAMLRIVEGVSKEYEAEARSSGYERDLREVVQELLDDVDPSRHITSEAIKAATDLTQLEEWSRVVHEYNGDERILDIYSRAAELTRNEEHKKLVEDMRQWKKLSNKI from the coding sequence ATGTTTGCTCGCCGCTCACTCATAGCGACTGTTGCAGCCGCTACCGCCACCAAACCCACGTCCTCAGCTGCTCAATCAAATGCTAATGGAACTGGTGCCACGCAATCCACATTACTTCAGCAGCGCCGCTATGATCACGACCGCTGGTATGGTCACGCCCTCGAGCTTGACAGTCACAATTACAAATTTACCGGTGAGCCGCCCAGTTGGATGCGGGTCCGCGAGCGCACTGAAGAGGAGACAAATTTTGCCAAATCGGTACTCCCACACGTGGATTTCGCCAGCAGTTATGAATGCCTTCTGTTTGATGCGGACCGCCTGAACGGGACGTTAAACCGCAAAGAGTTTGGTAACGAGGTGCGTTTCCGGTTGGAGAAGCAATCCAACACGGTGGCCCGCGCTCAACAGCTGCTGAAGGACGGACGTGCTGGAGGCGATGAGCGTGTCGAGAATGCCATGATTGCTCGCATATTCGATGAGGAGCACGTGCAGGCTGAGATGCGCTATGTGAAGTGCATTCGCGCCAACGAACTTGCAGAGGATAATCGACTGGATATTCTTCCCGGCGGTTCGCCCAATTCCCTGCGCGAGAAGACACGGTGGAATGTAAACACGGAACTGCACCCAGCCGACCGTGCAGAGATCGCGTCTCGTCTCACGGCGTGGCTTCCAGAGAAGTATCATATCGTTTATGTGGATGATTTTCAGACGGTGGCTGCGAATGACAGCTGCGCGCGTGACGCCATGCTGCGTATTGTTGAGGGTGTGTCGAAGGAATATGAAGCGGAGGCCCGTTCCAGCGGTTACGAGCGAGATCTACGGGAGGTGGTGCAGGAGCTGTTGGATGATGTGGACCCTTCACGACACATCACTTCAGAGGCAATtaaagcagcaacagactTGACTCAGTTGGAGGAATGGTCGCGGGTGGTGCATGAATATAATGGTGATGAGCGTATCCTCGACATTTACAGCCGTGCTGCTGAGCTTACGCGTAATGAAGAGCACAAGAAACTTGTGGAGGATATGAGGCAATGGAAGAAGCTCTCAAACAAGATTTAG
- a CDS encoding leucine-rich repeat protein (LRRP), putative encodes METSIGLTGEQVYGDLYHAWLKDTGKKNTDDSMKLFREVMERGFRDKQITLRKERLGANVAASLAALLHRTPLNRLDLHGNTLRDSGCETIAYLIRDMPNLTYLDLGANDIGPLGIQTLSYVLGGHKKLQTVILGSSKHDAYANRINASSAVILLEGCLRSRTLRHLDLSGSVIGQCQGRMRDFSLMAGTSSSGASFQGGALSKGAFQPTSPGSRKNAPAVSKSGYTAASFGGGGSTGAALSSGATGEDHNGLKSSGERHHRPVDVLAELISTSTTLTTLKLREVMLSTPEALRLIRAATESCSLAYIDLTGNSLTRSVGDAFGDLVRARTLMQSPSVLHTILLNDNPLMRPNAGMPAPRLFSALSSDRVVVKLHLDSCGIDDAAIEPLCEALLGSTSVLQSLHLMNNAITSRGASLLSSVLVRHTRLQDVSLEGNVIKDEGICSLARMLEVNCTLLSLNIARTWMGERGIIALGVSLVKNRKLQRLKIDHNHFTDESCESFTALLESNRSLQCCSLNGNSVGYHTVLRAEKITARNLEEFRNMERVELEKDVIHLHYQIYKVDEARVELENLRQRKAEVGRALDAFEIQHKQETGDVAKRLQDLQEMLDTCVEKENHCLSEKQRLDDELHQAYKRAEVDMELLKERLVVEAVQREKAEEDLRALKAQLEDMMNNGAGREEAKRKQLQDVNEDQRRWSAQRKEYRNAISEAAAAVAELEERIKEDSKKEGPKKSSKKGKGSKKK; translated from the coding sequence ATGGAGACATCGATCGGCCTAACGGGGGAGCAGGTGTATGGTGACCTTTACCATGCATGGCTCAAAGACACGGGGAAGAAGAACACGGACGACTCCATGAAGTTGTTTCGGGAGGTAATGGAGCGTGGATTTCGCGATAAGCAAATAACTCTCCGTAAGGAGCGACTCGGTGCGAACGTCGCTGCAAGTCTTGCTGCGCTATTGCACCGGACTCCTCTCAACCGTTTAGATCTTCACGGCAATACACTGCGAGATAGCGGTTGTGAGACGATCGCATATCTCATCCGTGACATGCCCAACTTAACTTATCTCGACCTTGGAGCGAATGATATTGGCCCGTTAGGCATACAAACGCTCAGTTATGTGCTGGGAGGGCACAAAAAGCTGCAGACGGTGATCTTGGGTTCCTCCAAACACGATGCCTATGCCAACCGTATCAACGCCTCTAGCGCTGTCATTCTGTTGGAGGGATGTCTGCGTAGTCGCACACTGCGGCACTTGGACCTGAGTGGAAGTGTTATTGGCCAATGTCAGGGAAGGATGCGTGATTTCAGCTTGATGGCGGGGACCTCATCGAGTGGTGCTTCATTCCAGGGAGGAGCGCTTTCCAAGGGAGCCTTTCAGCCCACTTCCCCGGGGTCACGGAAGAATGCGCCCGCAGTGTCGAAATCCGGGTACACGGCAGCGTCcttcggtggtggtgggagtACGGGTGCCGCCCTCAGCAGCGGTGCAACTGGTGAGGATCACAATGGTCTGAAAAGCTCCGGCGAGCGGCATCATCGTCCGGTGGATGTGCTGGCCGAGTTAATTAGCACATCGACCACCCTCACCACGTTGAAGTTACGGGAGGTGATGCTGTCTACGCCGGAGGCACTGCGCCTCATCCGTGCTGCAACGGAAAGCTGCAGCTTGGCTTACATCGATCTTACCGGTAACTCTCTCACACGGTCGGTGGGCGATGCTTTCGGCGACTTGGTGCGAGCACGCACGCTCATGCAGAGCCCTTCTGTGCTGCATACCATCTTACTGAACGACAACCCTCTCATGCGCCCTAACGCTGGCATGCCAGCGCCACGACTATTCTCCGCGCTGTCCAGTGACCGTGTGGTGGTAAAATTGCACTTAGATAGCTGCGGCATTGATGATGCGGCTATAGAGCCTCTTTGCGAAGCACTTCTTGGAAGTACCAGCGTCTTGCAGTCATTGCATTTAATGAATAACGCCATTACGTCGCGTGGTGCTTCTCTGCTTTCTAGCGTTTTGGTCCGTCATACACGTTTGCAGGATGTCTCACTGGAGGGGAATGTGATAAAGGATGAAGGGATTTGTTCTCTAGCCCGGATGTTGGAGGTCAACTGCACTCTGCTTTCACTTAACATCGCTAGAACGTGGATGGGAGAGCGCGGCATAATTGCACTTGGCGTATCACTTGTAAAGAATAGAAAACTTCAGCGCCTGAAGATTGACCATAATCACTTTACTGACGAATCTTGTGAATCATTTACCGCGCTTCTAGAGAGCAACCGTTCTCTTCAGTGCTGCAGTTTGAATGGAAACAGCGTGGGGTATCATACCGTGCTGCGCGCAGAGAAAATTACCGCCCGTAATCTCGAGGAATTCCGCAATATGGAGAGGGTGGAGCTGGAGAAGGATGTCATTCATTTGCACTATCAAATTTACAAGGTTGATGAGGCGCGCGTGGAGTTGGAAAACCTTCGCCAGCGGAAAGCAGAGGTTGGCCGGGCGCTAGACGCGTTTGAGATTCAGCACAAGCAGGAGACAGGAGACGTCGCTAAGAGACTGCAAGACCTTCAGGAGATGCTCGACACCTGcgtagaaaaggaaaaccatTGCCTAAGTGAGAAGCAGCGCCTTGATGATGAGCTCCACCAGGCATATAAGCGTGCGGAAGTGGACATGGAGTTGTTGAAGGAGCGGCTCGTTGTGGAAGCAGTGCAGCGTGAAAAGGCGGAAGAGGACCTGCGTGCTCTTAAGGCACAGTTAGAGGACATGATGAACAATGGTGCGGGACGTGAGGAAGCTAAGCGGAAGCAGTTGCAGGATGTTAATGAGGATCAGCGACGGTGGAGTGCTCAGCGAAAGGAGTATCGCAATGCCATTTCGGAGGCGGCGGCTGCCGTGGCTGAGTTGGAGGAGAGGATCAAGGAAGATTCAAAGAAAGAGGGCCCAAAGAAAAGTTCGAAGAAAGGCAAGGGAAGCAAGAAGAAATAG